CGTACGCCCGGCCGGGTCGCTGTGGCGGCTGCGACCTGCAACACGTCGCTCCGGAGGCCCAGCTGCGCTGGAAGGAGACCGTGGTACGGGAACAACTCCTCCGCCTCGGTGGCCTGGACGAGGCCGCGTGCGACGCGCTTGGCGTACGGGTGGAGGCGTTGCCGGGCGGCCGGCTCGGCTGGCGGTCCCGGGTCCGGTACGCGGTGGACGCGGCGGGCCGGGCCGGGTTGCTGAAGCACCGTTCGCACGAGGTGGTGCCGGTCGACCGCTGCCTGATCGCCCACCCGGCCATCCAGGAGCTGCCGGTGCTCACCTCCGCCGGGGCCAGCTGGCCGGAGGCCGACGCGGTGCAGACCGTCGCCTCCACCGAGGGTGACGTGGCGATGATCGCCGTTGCGGCGGGGCGTACCCAACTGGTGCGTGGCCCGCAGCGGGTCCGGGAGCGGGCCGCGGGCCGGCAGTGGCGGCTGCCCGTCTCGTCGTTCTGGCAGGTGCACCCGGCCGCGGCGGACACCCTGGTCGGCGCGGTCCTGGAGCTGACCGCGCCGAAACCGGGGGAGACGGCGTGGGATCTCTACGGCGGAGCCGGGCTGTTCGCCGCGGCGCTGGCCGACCGGGTCGGTCCCGACGGGCGGGTGACCCTCGTCGAGACGGCCGGCGACGGCGTCGCGGCGGCCCGGGAGAACCTGAGCGACCTGCCCCAGGTCGAGGTGGTGTCGGCCCGGGTGGAGAAGGCCCTGGCCCGTCGCCGGATCACCGGCCCGGTGGACGTGGTGGTGCTCGACCCGCCGCGCTCGGGAGCCGGTGCGCAGGTGGTGCGCGACGTGGTCGCCGCCGCGCCCCGGGCGGTGGCGTACGTGGCCTGTGATCCGGCCGCGTTCGCCCGGGACCTGCGGGTGTTCACCGGTCTCGGCTGGCGGCTGGCGGCGCTGCGCGGGTACGACCTGTTCCCGATGACCCAGCATGTGGAGCTGGTCGGGCTGCTGGTACCGGGGGAGAAGTGTTAAGCAGGGGCCCCTGCTCTACCGCAGGCGTTAACAAGGGGCCCTTCCTTGCACAAGCTGCGGTGGGTGCGGGGGCCGATAGACTCTGCGGTCATGAGTGTTGATGAGGACACGGCCAACCAGGGCCGGCTGCTGGCCGCGGTGCACGGTCCCCAGGACGTCAAGCGGATGTCAGGCACCGAACTCGACATCCTCGCCGCCGAGATCCGCGATTTCCTGATCGCCAAGGTGTCGCGTACCGGCGGGCACATCGGTC
This DNA window, taken from Micromonospora sp. FIMYZ51, encodes the following:
- a CDS encoding TRAM domain-containing protein, giving the protein MPRGLEEAERVELTVAAVAPGGHCVARVNGQVVFVRHALPGERVLAEVTEVHRGFVRADAVTVLEAAPERVTPPCPYARPGRCGGCDLQHVAPEAQLRWKETVVREQLLRLGGLDEAACDALGVRVEALPGGRLGWRSRVRYAVDAAGRAGLLKHRSHEVVPVDRCLIAHPAIQELPVLTSAGASWPEADAVQTVASTEGDVAMIAVAAGRTQLVRGPQRVRERAAGRQWRLPVSSFWQVHPAAADTLVGAVLELTAPKPGETAWDLYGGAGLFAAALADRVGPDGRVTLVETAGDGVAAARENLSDLPQVEVVSARVEKALARRRITGPVDVVVLDPPRSGAGAQVVRDVVAAAPRAVAYVACDPAAFARDLRVFTGLGWRLAALRGYDLFPMTQHVELVGLLVPGEKC